Proteins encoded by one window of Microbacterium testaceum:
- a CDS encoding ABC transporter ATP-binding protein translates to MTLASPAPADVAASTAPLLDFRNVAMTFPNGTTALSGVDLTVQRGEFVSVVGPSGCGKSTLLRIASGLETASEGTATVATDRIGYVFQDATLLPWRDVRSNVELLAELNWQPKRVRAPKAQWAIDLVGLNGFEKHLPKQMSGGMKMRTSLARSLTLDPELFLFDEPFGALDEITRERLNDELLKIFVAQKFGGLFITHSVSEAVYLSTKVVVMSGRPGHLVDTFEVPFDMPRDPEIRYTGEFAKLVGEVSHALREGHS, encoded by the coding sequence GTGACCTTGGCCTCTCCCGCTCCCGCAGACGTCGCGGCATCCACCGCCCCGCTGCTGGACTTCCGCAACGTCGCCATGACGTTCCCCAACGGCACCACCGCCCTCTCCGGCGTCGACCTCACCGTCCAGCGCGGCGAGTTCGTCAGCGTCGTCGGCCCCTCCGGCTGCGGCAAGTCGACCCTGCTGCGCATCGCCTCCGGCCTCGAGACGGCGAGCGAAGGCACCGCCACCGTCGCCACCGACCGCATCGGCTACGTCTTCCAGGACGCGACCCTGCTGCCGTGGCGCGATGTGCGCTCCAACGTCGAGCTGCTCGCCGAGCTCAACTGGCAGCCCAAGCGCGTCCGCGCGCCGAAAGCGCAGTGGGCGATCGACCTCGTCGGCCTCAACGGCTTCGAGAAGCACCTGCCCAAGCAGATGTCGGGCGGCATGAAGATGCGCACCTCGCTCGCCCGCTCCCTGACGCTCGACCCCGAGCTGTTCCTCTTCGACGAGCCGTTCGGCGCGCTCGACGAGATCACCCGCGAACGCCTGAACGACGAACTGCTGAAGATCTTCGTCGCGCAGAAGTTCGGGGGGCTGTTCATCACCCACTCGGTCTCCGAGGCCGTCTACCTCTCCACCAAGGTCGTCGTGATGTCGGGCCGCCCCGGTCACCTCGTCGACACCTTCGAGGTCCCCTTCGACATGCCCCGCGATCCCGAGATCCGCTACACCGGCGAATTCGCGAAGCTCGTCGGCGAGGTCTCCCACGCCCTCCGGGAAGGACACTCATGA
- a CDS encoding ABC transporter permease, with protein MSTTSAEPVVSDTAESSASVPPVEPPRPRVAKTRRGFGARAALLGPPLGVLVVLLGIWYAISLTLSASGKGFLMPMPHEMFTSGFFDPQVSSDIWVALFRTTGVALAGLGIAMIIGIGWAIAMSLARWVERSTYAYAVVLQCIPILALVPLVGFWFGYEFLARVIVCVLIALFPMVSNTLFGLQSVDKSQRELFRLQKADKWTVLTKLTLPAALPSIFVGMRTSAGLSVIGAIVGDYFFRRGEPGIGSLIANYQSRLQSAELFAAILAACLLGVAIFAFFGWLSKVAVGRWYDSTL; from the coding sequence ATGAGCACCACCTCCGCAGAGCCCGTCGTCTCCGACACGGCCGAGTCCTCGGCATCCGTTCCCCCCGTCGAGCCGCCCCGCCCGCGCGTGGCGAAGACCCGACGCGGGTTCGGGGCCCGGGCCGCGCTCCTGGGCCCGCCCCTCGGCGTCCTCGTCGTACTGCTGGGCATCTGGTACGCGATCTCGCTCACCCTGAGCGCCTCGGGCAAGGGCTTCCTCATGCCCATGCCGCACGAGATGTTCACCTCGGGCTTCTTCGACCCGCAGGTGAGCAGCGACATCTGGGTCGCCCTGTTCCGCACCACGGGGGTCGCCCTCGCCGGCCTCGGGATCGCGATGATCATCGGCATCGGATGGGCCATCGCGATGTCGCTCGCCCGCTGGGTCGAGCGCTCCACGTACGCCTACGCGGTGGTGCTCCAGTGCATCCCGATCCTCGCGCTCGTGCCCCTGGTGGGCTTCTGGTTCGGCTACGAGTTCCTCGCCCGCGTGATCGTCTGCGTCCTGATCGCCCTGTTCCCGATGGTCTCGAACACGCTCTTCGGTCTGCAGTCGGTCGACAAGTCGCAGCGCGAACTCTTCCGCCTGCAGAAGGCCGACAAGTGGACCGTGCTCACCAAGCTCACCCTCCCGGCCGCGCTCCCCTCGATCTTCGTCGGCATGCGCACCTCCGCGGGGCTGTCGGTCATCGGCGCGATCGTCGGCGACTACTTCTTCCGCCGCGGCGAGCCGGGCATCGGCTCGCTCATCGCCAACTACCAGTCGCGCCTGCAGAGCGCGGAACTGTTCGCGGCGATCCTGGCCGCCTGCCTGCTGGGAGTTGCGATCTTCGCCTTCTTCGGCTGGTTGTCGAAGGTGGCCGTCGGTCGCTGGTACGACAGCACCCTCTGA
- a CDS encoding ABC transporter substrate-binding protein, producing MQRSTLLRGTAVTGAVAIALTLSSCAGSAAETAPSADLKIGSVDLSADCPSTVVVQTDWNPEAEHGHLYEMIKDDYTIDANTKAVTGPLMSDGEYTGVNLEIRAGGPAIGFQTVSAQMYQDDKITLGYVSTDEAIQLSGTTPTKAVFAPLDISPTMVMWDPATYPDVKTIQDVKPALEKNKGVWRYFDGSAYIEYLKSSGLASSDVLDGSYDGTPSNFVAAGGKDMQQGFASAEPYVYQNEVSAWGKPVKFALIHDSGWQTYQSSVSVKADKFDELSPCLSKLVPVLQKAGVAYYKDPKAANDLILKLVDEYATGWTYTQGVADYSDKTQVDLGLVGNGPDSTYGNFDDSRFSDFFTKASKVYTDLGTPPASGYTPADLYTNEFIDKSISF from the coding sequence ATGCAGCGCTCCACCCTCCTTCGCGGCACCGCCGTCACCGGCGCCGTCGCGATCGCCCTCACGCTCAGCTCCTGCGCCGGCAGCGCCGCGGAGACCGCTCCCTCGGCCGACCTGAAGATCGGCTCCGTCGACCTCTCGGCCGACTGCCCCTCGACGGTCGTCGTCCAGACCGACTGGAACCCCGAGGCCGAACACGGTCACCTGTACGAGATGATCAAGGACGACTACACGATCGACGCCAACACCAAGGCGGTCACCGGGCCGCTGATGTCGGACGGCGAGTACACGGGCGTGAATCTCGAGATCCGCGCGGGCGGCCCCGCGATCGGCTTCCAGACGGTCTCGGCGCAGATGTACCAGGACGACAAGATCACCCTCGGCTACGTCAGCACCGATGAGGCGATCCAGCTCTCGGGAACGACGCCCACCAAGGCCGTCTTCGCCCCGCTGGACATCAGCCCGACCATGGTCATGTGGGACCCGGCGACCTACCCCGACGTCAAGACCATCCAGGACGTCAAGCCCGCCCTCGAGAAGAACAAGGGCGTGTGGCGCTACTTCGACGGCTCGGCCTACATCGAGTACCTCAAGAGCTCCGGCCTCGCGTCGTCGGACGTGCTCGACGGTTCGTACGACGGCACCCCGTCGAACTTCGTCGCCGCCGGCGGCAAGGACATGCAGCAGGGCTTCGCCTCGGCCGAGCCGTACGTCTACCAGAACGAGGTCTCGGCCTGGGGCAAGCCGGTGAAGTTCGCCCTCATCCACGACTCCGGATGGCAGACCTACCAGTCGTCGGTGTCGGTCAAGGCGGACAAGTTCGACGAGCTCTCGCCCTGCCTGTCGAAGCTGGTACCTGTGCTGCAGAAGGCCGGCGTCGCGTACTACAAGGACCCGAAGGCCGCGAACGACCTGATCCTCAAGCTCGTCGACGAGTACGCCACCGGCTGGACCTACACGCAGGGCGTGGCGGACTACTCCGACAAGACGCAGGTCGACCTCGGCCTGGTGGGCAACGGCCCCGACTCGACCTACGGCAACTTCGACGACAGCCGCTTCTCGGACTTCTTCACCAAGGCGAGCAAGGTCTACACCGACCTGGGCACCCCGCCCGCGTCGGGCTACACCCCGGCCGACCTCTACACGAACGAGTTCATCGACAAGAGCATCTCGTTCTGA
- a CDS encoding FAD-binding oxidoreductase, whose amino-acid sequence MSDTATRVLSLEDELLDLLGPAAVSTEPRVRERASVDGSPMSPIIAAKLPLGLADLVVFAADAEQIATAVAAASRHGVPITVRGKGTGNYGQGIPMQGGLVIDTTRAKAIVEVGDGFITAEAGTPMVMLEQAAWASGQALWMYPSTAQSTIGGFLSGGSGGTGSIEHGSNDRGFVAALDVVHADGSAEILHVEGDEAQKYVHNYGTAGVIVRATVRLEPLREWRGLWASFPDFAGTLSVVQTIGNLTPTPRLVSGDGVEISAALPSDEAIPEGRSSLRAIIDASLIDEVTAVIEGAGGRVEAVREGPQASIRLSMLSYNHPIEWYQKSQAYEVFHLEVAGAPLADDIEAVESVFAGGKLHIESTKAFPIGMLAAPYVSEEDVYRGIAELNAIGVGVHNPHQWNVDFNVEQTAETAAVTDPNGLLNPGKLNPDYTGARKGAIIS is encoded by the coding sequence ATGAGCGACACCGCCACCCGCGTCCTCTCCCTCGAGGACGAACTGCTCGACCTGCTCGGCCCCGCCGCCGTCAGCACCGAACCGCGCGTGCGCGAACGCGCCAGCGTCGACGGCTCGCCGATGTCGCCGATCATCGCCGCGAAGCTCCCGCTGGGCCTGGCCGACCTCGTCGTCTTCGCCGCGGATGCCGAGCAGATCGCCACGGCCGTCGCCGCGGCATCCCGTCACGGTGTTCCGATCACGGTTCGCGGCAAGGGCACCGGCAACTACGGACAGGGCATCCCGATGCAGGGCGGTCTCGTCATCGACACCACGCGGGCCAAGGCGATCGTCGAGGTCGGCGACGGCTTCATCACCGCCGAGGCCGGCACCCCCATGGTCATGCTCGAGCAGGCCGCGTGGGCGAGCGGCCAGGCGCTGTGGATGTATCCCTCGACCGCGCAGTCGACGATCGGCGGCTTCCTCTCGGGCGGGTCCGGGGGCACCGGATCGATCGAGCACGGCTCGAACGACCGCGGTTTCGTCGCCGCCCTCGACGTCGTCCACGCCGACGGCAGCGCCGAGATCCTCCACGTCGAGGGCGACGAGGCCCAGAAGTACGTGCACAACTACGGCACCGCGGGCGTGATCGTGCGCGCGACCGTGCGCCTCGAACCGCTGCGCGAGTGGCGGGGACTCTGGGCGAGCTTCCCCGACTTCGCCGGGACCCTCTCCGTCGTGCAGACGATCGGCAACCTCACCCCCACCCCGCGCCTGGTTTCGGGCGACGGCGTCGAGATCTCGGCGGCCCTCCCCTCCGACGAGGCGATCCCCGAGGGGCGCTCGAGCCTGCGCGCGATCATCGACGCCTCGCTCATCGACGAGGTCACCGCGGTCATCGAGGGTGCGGGCGGCCGCGTCGAAGCGGTGCGGGAGGGCCCGCAGGCGAGCATCCGCCTGTCGATGCTCAGCTACAACCACCCGATCGAGTGGTACCAGAAGAGCCAGGCGTACGAGGTGTTCCACCTCGAGGTCGCGGGCGCCCCGCTGGCCGACGACATCGAAGCCGTCGAGTCGGTGTTCGCGGGCGGCAAGCTCCACATCGAGTCGACGAAGGCGTTCCCGATCGGCATGCTCGCCGCGCCGTACGTGAGCGAAGAGGACGTGTACCGCGGCATCGCCGAGCTCAACGCGATCGGTGTCGGCGTGCACAACCCGCACCAGTGGAACGTCGACTTCAACGTCGAGCAGACCGCCGAGACCGCCGCCGTCACCGACCCGAACGGCCTGTTGAACCCCGGAAAGCTCAACCCCGACTACACCGGAGCGCGCAAGGGAGCGATCATCTCATGA
- a CDS encoding creatininase family protein has protein sequence MTRLLAELSGPAAAEALTETSIVVLPTGAIEHHGPHLPLATDAIVAEASATVAVARAAALGLDVWQLPTLSITKSDEHSWAPGTLWLTPETMMQTIVDIGRSLLTTRARTLVFLNGHGGNVALLNVANRELRRRFGLRTFFMPAARVPSFDGTDGGPDEHGTGIHAGHGETSMIMHLRPELVDATQFEATVPAHIGDFRHIGFNGKPVTFGWLSNDFGPTGVLGDPTGANAAHGAQLFEDSVSFVVEALEEISRFDYTA, from the coding sequence ATGACCCGTCTGCTGGCAGAACTGAGCGGCCCCGCGGCCGCCGAGGCCCTCACCGAGACCTCCATCGTCGTGCTGCCCACCGGCGCGATCGAGCACCACGGCCCGCACCTGCCCCTCGCGACCGACGCGATCGTCGCCGAGGCCTCCGCCACCGTCGCGGTCGCGCGCGCCGCCGCGCTGGGCCTCGACGTGTGGCAGCTGCCGACCCTGTCGATCACGAAGTCCGACGAGCACTCGTGGGCGCCGGGAACCCTGTGGCTCACCCCCGAGACGATGATGCAGACGATCGTCGACATCGGCCGGTCGCTCTTGACCACCCGGGCCCGCACCCTCGTGTTCCTCAACGGCCACGGCGGAAACGTCGCCCTGCTGAACGTCGCCAACCGCGAGCTGCGGCGCCGCTTCGGCCTGCGCACGTTCTTCATGCCCGCGGCGCGCGTGCCCTCGTTCGACGGCACCGACGGCGGACCCGATGAGCACGGCACCGGCATCCACGCCGGCCACGGCGAGACGAGCATGATCATGCACCTGCGCCCCGAGCTGGTCGACGCGACGCAGTTCGAGGCCACCGTTCCGGCGCACATCGGCGACTTCCGCCACATCGGCTTCAACGGCAAACCCGTGACCTTCGGCTGGCTGTCGAACGACTTCGGCCCTACGGGGGTGCTGGGCGATCCGACCGGAGCGAACGCCGCGCACGGCGCGCAGCTGTTCGAGGACAGCGTGTCGTTCGTCGTCGAGGCGCTCGAAGAGATCAGCCGATTCGACTACACCGCGTGA
- a CDS encoding MFS transporter, with protein sequence MAVSRAVRLDRPVLQEVCRTRLGSDPGCRGLGGHRVSVAAETGQGVRAYGQVLRLPGARSFVAAGILARFPRATLSLGIILLVSAATGSFASAGLVVAPLVVGMAVAAPLWSSRMDRHGQARVILISLGCLVLAASGLLALVLTGAPFWTWLVAAFVTGAATPDLTSAVRARWTVLAPPAQRTPALALETIADQMVFISGPPAITAVAAALDPAVAVLGSLGLGVIGGVWLASQRATQPAPTPRGPRRGLVLPPAGVIPIAVACIAFGGVFGAFDVSLVGWAELSERPWLAGPAFSALAVAIAIGSVITGARTWKLSPAARYILFAALACAVALALPFAQGSAPLLFGVILILGLALSPVMVSGILVASARAPEGRVTETLAYPTAAMSLGVPIGGVIAGAALDSTGPAAALVTIAVSLACAAAIAAVGEALLRITRRR encoded by the coding sequence GTGGCGGTTTCGCGAGCCGTACGGCTCGATCGGCCCGTTCTGCAGGAGGTGTGCCGCACCCGGCTCGGCTCCGATCCCGGATGCCGCGGTCTCGGCGGTCACCGCGTGAGCGTCGCCGCCGAGACGGGCCAGGGCGTCCGCGCCTACGGCCAGGTGCTGCGCCTGCCCGGGGCCCGCAGCTTCGTCGCCGCGGGGATCCTCGCGCGCTTCCCCCGGGCGACCCTGTCGCTCGGCATCATCCTGCTCGTGTCGGCCGCGACCGGCAGCTTCGCCTCGGCCGGGCTCGTCGTCGCCCCCCTCGTCGTCGGCATGGCGGTGGCGGCCCCCCTGTGGTCGTCGCGCATGGACCGGCACGGCCAGGCCCGCGTCATCCTGATCTCGCTCGGATGCCTCGTGCTCGCGGCATCCGGACTGCTCGCCCTCGTGCTCACGGGTGCACCGTTCTGGACGTGGCTCGTGGCCGCGTTCGTCACGGGGGCGGCGACCCCCGACCTCACCTCGGCCGTCCGCGCGCGGTGGACGGTGCTGGCACCGCCGGCGCAGCGCACCCCCGCTCTGGCCCTCGAAACGATCGCCGACCAGATGGTGTTCATCTCGGGGCCGCCCGCCATCACCGCGGTGGCCGCTGCCCTCGACCCCGCGGTGGCGGTCCTCGGCTCGCTCGGGCTCGGAGTGATCGGCGGCGTGTGGCTCGCATCGCAGCGCGCGACGCAGCCCGCTCCGACACCGCGCGGGCCGCGCCGAGGCCTCGTCCTGCCTCCCGCCGGGGTGATCCCCATCGCGGTGGCCTGCATCGCCTTCGGCGGAGTGTTCGGCGCCTTCGACGTGAGCCTCGTCGGCTGGGCCGAGCTGAGCGAGCGGCCGTGGCTCGCGGGCCCGGCGTTCAGCGCCTTGGCCGTGGCCATCGCGATCGGCTCGGTCATCACCGGAGCGCGGACGTGGAAGCTCTCCCCCGCCGCGCGGTACATCCTCTTCGCCGCGCTCGCCTGCGCGGTCGCCCTCGCCCTGCCGTTCGCGCAGGGGTCCGCTCCCCTCCTGTTCGGGGTGATCCTCATCCTCGGGCTCGCGCTGTCACCGGTGATGGTGTCGGGCATCCTGGTGGCATCCGCCCGCGCCCCCGAGGGGCGCGTAACCGAGACCCTCGCCTACCCGACCGCGGCGATGTCACTCGGCGTGCCGATCGGCGGAGTGATCGCCGGAGCCGCCTTGGACTCCACCGGCCCCGCGGCAGCTCTCGTCACCATCGCGGTCTCGCTGGCGTGCGCGGCGGCGATCGCCGCGGTCGGCGAAGCGCTGCTGCGGATCACGCGGCGTCGCTGA
- a CDS encoding alpha/beta fold hydrolase: MRRRIAELDVHTSVDEVAGRDVLLWHHGSPQTGAILAPVQSAADAHGLAVVSVARPAYAGSPRQPGRTVADVAEGLVAVLDALGAASVVSVGASGGGPHALACAAEMPELVRSVVTFASPAPFTGDDAWFTGMQAPGGLRSAVDGEVSRRRFAETDEFDPEQFTDADFATLEGEWASLGADAGAAGVDGPEGLIDDDLAFTRPWGFALGEVSASVLLVQGERDRVIPPAHARMLEAGLPHATLDLHADDGHISALRHLGAALSR, encoded by the coding sequence ATGCGCAGACGCATCGCGGAACTCGACGTCCACACCTCCGTCGACGAGGTCGCGGGGCGCGACGTACTGTTGTGGCACCACGGGTCGCCGCAGACCGGGGCGATCCTTGCTCCGGTCCAGAGTGCGGCCGATGCCCACGGTCTCGCCGTGGTCTCCGTCGCCCGCCCCGCCTACGCCGGGTCGCCGCGTCAGCCGGGCCGCACCGTCGCGGACGTCGCCGAGGGGCTCGTTGCGGTGCTCGACGCCCTTGGCGCGGCATCCGTCGTCTCGGTCGGCGCCTCTGGCGGCGGGCCTCACGCTCTCGCGTGCGCGGCGGAGATGCCGGAGCTGGTCCGCAGCGTCGTGACCTTCGCGAGCCCCGCGCCGTTCACCGGCGACGACGCCTGGTTCACCGGAATGCAGGCGCCGGGCGGGCTGCGGTCGGCCGTCGACGGAGAAGTGTCACGTCGCCGCTTCGCCGAGACCGACGAGTTCGATCCCGAGCAGTTCACGGATGCCGACTTCGCGACGCTCGAGGGCGAGTGGGCGTCTCTCGGAGCCGATGCCGGCGCGGCCGGAGTCGACGGACCCGAGGGGCTCATCGACGACGACCTCGCCTTCACCCGCCCCTGGGGTTTCGCGCTCGGCGAGGTGTCGGCATCCGTTCTGCTCGTCCAGGGCGAGCGCGATCGCGTCATCCCTCCCGCTCACGCTCGGATGCTCGAGGCCGGCCTCCCGCACGCGACGCTCGACCTGCACGCCGACGACGGCCACATCTCGGCGCTGCGCCACCTGGGTGCAGCGCTCTCCCGTTGA
- a CDS encoding amidohydrolase family protein codes for MSLLVTNARLITVPAGTDDPGYIERGYMLVEGGRITAIGVGDPAPGTTADEILDVDGKFVAPGFVSSHSHLFTSGSRGLGVDQTLYGWCTSMFSVLNNASPDQIYWATLHGSLDFLANGVTTAYNFTDPLLPWEPMVDGKRADGGGILRDHAWHTRQADGCHDAGLRFVDSIALDATVGTDEEIFARFEASLDHVLAMDPDIALGASIMGQVQWSTRPDAAEIEVAVMDRFGVTNQAHFLETYEAIEHQQTKFQLYKNAGALRPGMMFGHFIQTTPEIIADAAAGGASMSWQPASNGRLASGIAHVPEMLEQGMKVGMGLDDQACTDVADPWQNMRMGMFMQRARTHDPLSMMPERVLRLHTLGGAEIMGVDDRVGSLEVGKFADFVVVDPRTPDIGPLWNPVRSYVLACGLRNLQQVYVGGMLVNDRGVSTNPLAVEASRVLHEELPALAEEFGVIL; via the coding sequence ATGTCGCTCCTGGTCACGAACGCACGTCTCATCACGGTCCCCGCGGGCACCGACGACCCCGGCTACATCGAGCGCGGCTACATGCTGGTCGAGGGCGGACGCATCACCGCGATCGGCGTCGGCGACCCCGCGCCGGGCACGACGGCCGACGAGATCCTCGACGTCGACGGCAAGTTCGTCGCCCCGGGCTTCGTCTCCTCCCACAGCCACCTCTTCACGAGCGGCTCGCGCGGACTCGGCGTCGACCAGACGCTCTACGGCTGGTGCACATCGATGTTCAGCGTGCTCAACAACGCCTCGCCCGACCAGATCTACTGGGCGACGCTGCACGGCTCGCTCGACTTCCTCGCGAACGGCGTGACGACGGCGTACAACTTCACCGACCCGCTCCTGCCCTGGGAGCCGATGGTTGACGGCAAACGCGCCGACGGCGGCGGCATCCTGCGCGATCACGCCTGGCACACCCGCCAGGCCGATGGATGCCATGACGCGGGGCTCCGCTTCGTCGACTCGATCGCCCTCGATGCCACCGTCGGCACCGACGAAGAGATCTTCGCGCGCTTCGAGGCCTCGCTCGATCACGTGCTCGCGATGGATCCCGACATCGCCCTCGGGGCCTCGATCATGGGCCAGGTGCAGTGGTCGACGCGTCCGGATGCCGCCGAGATCGAGGTCGCGGTCATGGACCGCTTCGGCGTCACCAACCAGGCGCACTTCCTCGAGACGTACGAGGCGATCGAGCACCAGCAGACCAAGTTCCAGCTGTACAAGAACGCCGGAGCGCTCCGCCCGGGCATGATGTTCGGCCACTTCATTCAGACGACGCCCGAGATCATCGCGGATGCCGCCGCCGGCGGCGCATCCATGTCGTGGCAGCCCGCGTCGAACGGGCGTCTGGCGTCGGGCATCGCCCACGTGCCCGAGATGCTCGAGCAGGGCATGAAGGTCGGCATGGGCCTCGATGACCAGGCCTGCACCGACGTGGCCGACCCGTGGCAGAACATGCGCATGGGCATGTTCATGCAGCGCGCCCGCACCCACGACCCGCTGTCGATGATGCCCGAGCGCGTCCTGCGCCTCCACACCCTCGGCGGGGCCGAGATCATGGGCGTCGACGACCGCGTCGGCAGCCTCGAGGTGGGCAAGTTCGCCGACTTCGTGGTCGTCGATCCGCGCACGCCCGACATCGGACCGCTGTGGAACCCCGTGCGCAGCTACGTGCTCGCGTGCGGCCTGCGCAATCTGCAGCAGGTCTACGTCGGTGGAATGCTCGTCAACGACCGGGGCGTCTCGACCAACCCGCTCGCGGTCGAGGCCTCGCGCGTGCTGCACGAGGAGCTCCCGGCGTTGGCCGAGGAGTTCGGCGTCATCCTCTGA
- a CDS encoding SDR family NAD(P)-dependent oxidoreductase produces the protein MSQPTTAVVTGAGSPRGIGRATARALAATGAPVAVIDLDAAAAEAVAAELREEFAVEAFGYGADVTDEAAVDAVVARIENDLPPVASLANIAGITSPTRFLQTTLAEWNRVMSINATGTYIVTKRIAAGMVERGYGRIVNMSSVSAIRGGGVFGGVPYSAAKAAILGFTRAVARELGPSGVTVNSVTPGVVATDIRAGATNDELEAKLAADVPLGRQATAEDIANLFEFLMSDRSAYITGATYDINGGSHIS, from the coding sequence ATGTCCCAGCCCACCACCGCCGTCGTCACCGGCGCCGGCTCGCCCCGCGGTATCGGCCGCGCCACCGCTCGCGCGCTCGCCGCGACCGGCGCTCCCGTCGCCGTCATCGATCTGGATGCCGCCGCGGCCGAGGCCGTCGCTGCGGAACTCCGCGAGGAGTTCGCCGTCGAGGCGTTCGGCTACGGCGCCGACGTCACCGACGAGGCCGCGGTCGACGCCGTGGTCGCGCGCATCGAGAACGACCTCCCGCCCGTGGCATCCCTCGCCAACATCGCCGGGATCACCTCGCCCACCCGCTTCCTGCAGACGACGCTCGCCGAGTGGAACCGTGTCATGTCGATCAACGCCACGGGCACGTACATCGTGACCAAGCGGATCGCGGCGGGCATGGTCGAGCGCGGGTACGGCCGCATCGTGAACATGTCGTCGGTGTCGGCCATCCGCGGGGGCGGCGTCTTCGGCGGCGTCCCCTACTCGGCCGCCAAGGCCGCGATCCTCGGCTTCACCCGCGCCGTCGCGCGCGAGCTCGGACCGTCGGGCGTCACGGTGAACTCCGTCACCCCCGGCGTCGTCGCCACCGACATCCGCGCCGGTGCGACGAACGACGAGCTCGAGGCGAAGCTCGCCGCCGACGTGCCCCTCGGGCGCCAGGCGACGGCCGAGGACATCGCGAACCTCTTCGAGTTCCTCATGAGCGACCGGTCCGCCTACATCACCGGCGCGACCTACGACATCAACGGCGGCTCGCACATCTCCTGA
- a CDS encoding sugar phosphate isomerase/epimerase family protein, translating to MAATDPRITCSTITLRHLPLAEALAEIRARGFEGIDLGALPGVCDHVPYDLDDAAVTAVAATVVASGLRVRSVNADVGDLNRPDSEGSAVSRAAHVDRLLDLCVAIGSDALVLPNGAQEHAPVVDLDADLDLVAARLVEISAAARARGIELWVEAPHFFRLTYDLDRAGALLSRLPAEIGVVLDTSHIVAGGGDPRDFLSAHAARTRHVHLRDAEPGYIHHSIGRGRVDFADLAAALAEVGYTGDLALELETRDTADADRADAARAAAEYLSALLAAAIVPV from the coding sequence GTGGCCGCCACCGACCCCCGCATCACGTGCTCGACCATCACGCTGCGCCACCTGCCGCTCGCCGAGGCGCTCGCCGAGATCCGCGCCCGCGGCTTCGAGGGCATCGACCTCGGTGCCCTTCCGGGCGTCTGCGACCACGTGCCCTACGACCTCGACGACGCGGCCGTGACCGCCGTGGCCGCCACCGTCGTGGCATCCGGACTCCGCGTCCGCTCGGTGAACGCCGACGTGGGCGATCTCAACCGCCCCGACTCCGAGGGTTCGGCCGTCAGCCGTGCCGCGCACGTCGACCGCCTGCTCGACCTGTGCGTCGCGATCGGATCCGACGCCCTCGTGCTGCCCAACGGCGCGCAGGAGCACGCCCCCGTCGTCGACCTCGACGCCGACCTCGACCTCGTCGCCGCGCGGCTCGTCGAGATCTCCGCCGCCGCCCGTGCCCGCGGCATCGAGCTGTGGGTCGAGGCTCCGCACTTCTTCCGCCTCACGTACGACCTCGACCGCGCGGGGGCGCTGCTGTCGCGCCTGCCGGCCGAGATCGGCGTCGTGCTCGACACCAGCCACATCGTCGCCGGTGGGGGAGATCCTCGCGACTTCCTCTCCGCGCACGCCGCGCGCACCCGTCACGTGCACCTGAGGGATGCCGAGCCCGGGTACATCCACCACTCGATCGGCCGCGGGCGGGTGGACTTCGCCGACCTCGCCGCGGCGCTCGCCGAGGTCGGCTACACCGGCGACCTCGCTCTCGAGCTCGAGACCCGCGACACCGCCGACGCCGACCGGGCGGATGCCGCCCGCGCCGCCGCCGAGTATCTCAGCGCCCTGCTCGCCGCAGCGATCGTCCCCGTGTGA